A window of Desulfobulbus oralis genomic DNA:
GGTCGAGATCAGCTCGCCCTGGCTGTTCCTGACGCCGGCCACGTCGGTCAACAGGATCAGCTTGAGCGCCTTCAGCTCGGCCGCAATGGCGCCTGCCACCAGGTCGGCGTTGATGTTGAAGGCCTGACCGTCTCCGCCCACGCCCACCGGCGCGATCACCGGAATGAAGTCCTTTTCCTGCAGGGTGCGCAGCAGCTCCGGATTGACCCGGGTCACTTCGCCGACCCGCCCCAGGTCAATCAGCTCCGGCGGCCGATTTTCCGTGGCCGGTGCGTGCATGTCCATTTTTTTGGCCTGCACCAGATCGCCGTCCCGGCCGGAGAGCCCCACAGCCTTGCCGCCGCAGTGGTTGATCAGGCTGACGATTTCCTTGTTGACCTTGCCGACCAGCACCATTTCGACCACATCCATGGTTTCGCCGTCCGTCACCCGCATGCCCTGAATATAGTTCGGCTCGATCTGCATCTTGCCGAGGAAGCGGTTGATCTGTGGGCCGCCGCCGTGCACCACGACCGGCCGGATGCCGATATACTGCATGAGAATGACATCCAGGGCGAAGTTGCGTTTCAGCTCCTCGTCCACCATGGCGTGGCCGCCGTACTTGATGACCAGGGTTTTGCCGCTGAACTCCCGCAGATAGGGCAGGGATTCCACCAGCACCTTGGCCTTGGCTATTCCGTCGTTGGGCATGTGCATTTTTGGCAACAGGGGTTTGGGTTGTGGCTTGAGTCCGGCATCTCCCCTTTACATTTTTTTGCCGGCAAAGTAAAATTCTTTCCCAATGCAAAAATCAAACCTGATCGCTCCCATTAATCGTTTTTTGCCTTTTCCTTTATGAGGCTTTGCTATGCACCTTTTCTCCTTTGTTGTCTCTCCTGCAGCAGGCCGCTGTGTCCGGAACATGGCCGCCTTTGCCCTGGCGGCCGCTCTGGGGCTGGGCGCCTTTGGCCCGGAGGCTGCCAGGGCCGATGACGCGCCGATCGATATCGAGGCCGACCGGATGGTTTCCCGGGAGAACGAAAATGCCGTGGCTTTTTTGGGCAAGGTGGTGGCCAGGCAGGGGCCCATGACCATCCGTGCCAGCAGCATGACCGTCTACTACGACAACAGCGCGAAAGGCGACAAGGCGGCAGGCCAGATCGACCGGCTGATATGCCAGCGCGATGTCAAGATCACCCAGGGCGACTGGCTGGGCACCGGCGACAGGCTGGACTACTTTGCCAAGACCCGCAAGGCGGTGCTGAGCGGCAATGCCAAGGCATGGAACGGCCCCAACATGGTTTCCGGCAAGACCATCACCTACTTCATGAACGAGAAGCGCTCGGAGGTGGATCGGGACGACGGCCCCGTGCGCGCCGTGTTCCGGGCCGGAACGGGTCAGTGATCCATGCCGGGCGATTCGGTGCTTGAAACCCGGAGCCTCTGCAAGGAGTACCGCAGACGGCGGGTCGTGGACAATGTCAGCCTCCAGGTGCGTCATGCCTCGGTGGTGGGTCTGCTTGGTCCCAACGGCGCCGGCAAGACAACCACCTTTTATGCCATTGCGGGCTTTGTCCGCCCCACCACGGGCGCAATTTTTCTGGACAATCGGGATATCACCTCATTGCCCATCCACAAGCGGGCCCATCTGGGCATTACCTATCTGGCCCAGGATTCCTCGATTTTCAAAAAGCTCACGGTCGAGGAAAATGTCCGCATTGTCCTGGAGCCTCTGGGCCTGCCCCGCAACGAAATCAACAACCGCATCTGGGATCTTCTGGCCGAACTCAAGGTCGAGCATCTGGCGGGCAACAAGGGCAGCACCCTTTCCGGCGGCGAGCGGCGGCGGGTGGAGATCATCCGGGCCCTGGCCACCCAGCCCCGCTTCATTCTTCTGGACGAACCCTTTGCCGGGGTCGACCCGCTTTCCGTGGCCGACCTGCAGCAGATCATCCGTCAGCTCAAGGAACGGGGCATCGGCGTACTGATTTCGGATCACAACGTGCGCGAAACCCTGCAGGTCTGCGATTTTGCCTATATCATGAACAGCGGCCAGGTACTCACGAGCGGAGTGGCGCAGGATATCACGGCAAGCGTGGTGGCGCGCAAGATGTATCTGGGCGACAACTTCCACATGTAAAGGTCCATGGCTCTGGAACTCAGGCAAAGTCTGAAACTGGCCCAGAAACTGGTGATGACCCACCAGCTCAAGCAGGCTATCAGACTTTTGCAGTTGGGTCGGCTGGAACTGGCCGACACGCTGAGGGCAGAGATGGAACAGAATCCCATGCTGGAAGAGGCGCTGCCCGAGCTGGAGGAGGGCGGCCATCCCGAATCCCTGTCCGCCACCGAAGAAGCTCCTGTCGAAGAAGAGCCCACCACTGCCAGGGTTGACGGCAGCGCGCCCTCGGATATTGGCGAGGTCAACTGGAACGACTATGCCAATACATTCGACTCCGATCTGTCCTTTGCCCATGAGACGCCGGCGGCCGACGCGCCGTCCCAGTTCGATTTCATCTCCGTACAGCCCGGCATTGCCGAGCAACTGGCCTGGCAGCTCATGCCCCTGCAGTTGAACGGGCTGGACCGGCAACTGACCGGCTTTATCATCGGCAATCTGGACCGGCACGGCTATCTGAAGCTGGACCTGCCCGATATAGTGGCTGCCTGTCACTGCGCTCTGGCAGAGGCGGAAGGCGCCCTGCGCCTTGTGCAGAGCCTGGAGCCGGCCGGCATCGGCGCCAGGGATCTCAGGGAATGCCTACTCCTGCAACTGGAGCGTCAGGAAGAGGAAGACGAGCTGGCCATCCGCATTGTGGACAGGCATATGGCCAGCCTGGAAAGCCGCAACTTCGGCGCCATTGCCCGCGATCTGGGCGTGACCCAGCATGCGGTGCTCGATGCCGTGGCCCGCATCCGCGGG
This region includes:
- the lptA gene encoding lipopolysaccharide transport periplasmic protein LptA: MHLFSFVVSPAAGRCVRNMAAFALAAALGLGAFGPEAARADDAPIDIEADRMVSRENENAVAFLGKVVARQGPMTIRASSMTVYYDNSAKGDKAAGQIDRLICQRDVKITQGDWLGTGDRLDYFAKTRKAVLSGNAKAWNGPNMVSGKTITYFMNEKRSEVDRDDGPVRAVFRAGTGQ
- the rpoN gene encoding RNA polymerase factor sigma-54 is translated as MALELRQSLKLAQKLVMTHQLKQAIRLLQLGRLELADTLRAEMEQNPMLEEALPELEEGGHPESLSATEEAPVEEEPTTARVDGSAPSDIGEVNWNDYANTFDSDLSFAHETPAADAPSQFDFISVQPGIAEQLAWQLMPLQLNGLDRQLTGFIIGNLDRHGYLKLDLPDIVAACHCALAEAEGALRLVQSLEPAGIGARDLRECLLLQLERQEEEDELAIRIVDRHMASLESRNFGAIARDLGVTQHAVLDAVARIRGLDPFPGNEYDNGAVNYVTPDVYVFKVDDQFVIQMNDEGLPNLRLSEAYLQLLKNRKSLPAQSRSFLLENKRNAEWLLKSVEQRQHTLYRVVESLLKFQREFFEQGPLSMKPLVLRDVAEDIGMHESTISRVTANKYVHTPQGIYELKYFFTSAVTNADGSTVGAEAIKTRIRQLVSAEDPAKPLSDNRIAELLAQEDIEVARRTVAKYREQLKILPVKHRRVTTARHA
- the lptB gene encoding LPS export ABC transporter ATP-binding protein, translated to MPGDSVLETRSLCKEYRRRRVVDNVSLQVRHASVVGLLGPNGAGKTTTFYAIAGFVRPTTGAIFLDNRDITSLPIHKRAHLGITYLAQDSSIFKKLTVEENVRIVLEPLGLPRNEINNRIWDLLAELKVEHLAGNKGSTLSGGERRRVEIIRALATQPRFILLDEPFAGVDPLSVADLQQIIRQLKERGIGVLISDHNVRETLQVCDFAYIMNSGQVLTSGVAQDITASVVARKMYLGDNFHM
- the argB gene encoding acetylglutamate kinase; translated protein: MPNDGIAKAKVLVESLPYLREFSGKTLVIKYGGHAMVDEELKRNFALDVILMQYIGIRPVVVHGGGPQINRFLGKMQIEPNYIQGMRVTDGETMDVVEMVLVGKVNKEIVSLINHCGGKAVGLSGRDGDLVQAKKMDMHAPATENRPPELIDLGRVGEVTRVNPELLRTLQEKDFIPVIAPVGVGGDGQAFNINADLVAGAIAAELKALKLILLTDVAGVRNSQGELISTIYREQIDPLIAEGVIQGGMIPKVNCCKAALNGGVSKAHIIDGRQEHAILLEIFTHTGIGTELVA